In a single window of the Salvelinus alpinus chromosome 15, SLU_Salpinus.1, whole genome shotgun sequence genome:
- the LOC139539273 gene encoding C2 calcium-dependent domain-containing protein 4C-like, translating to MWVVEKICVSAERPNLLLPSTEYSFRIGDMFGEKVNKHKRLSLCPNVITPDTIPEFCIPPKIPPLQEVKGKEQSRQAPIIRVSLFERERGIPKREAPARELISPHIIQVESVDESLYDCNDEETTNADPQSQAALSLPHMAKSQTCYGFCTLLESPHTRRKESLFHNNPESCGTPLLLPRSRSNTVLSSSPSSFSLHTLTSRLSPRGYTLNRQGTLDSDTTSSADSSPFSSPMLSRSPPKSSLFKTLSHERLLSRNIRKAVVSRNNSLSTEEGSSTDNSPNVIRRASEGLVEGLPPSFGLAPPTIFPTDLVLHKERVMRESLIPIGKDGLLRLSAEYCPDNQRLRVRLISAEGLYTRSVDPKSINCSFSLSLVPGKVQKQRSTVIRKCHNPIFNEDFFFDAISDLGQRSLRFKVVNKMSTMKRDYILGDVELPLTSIITL from the coding sequence ATGTGGGTGGTGGAGAAGATCTGTGTGTCCGCGGAGAGACCCAACCTGCTTCTCCCCTCAACGGAATATAGCTTCAGGATCGGAGACATGTTTGGAGAGAAAGTTAACAAACACAAGAGACTTTCCCTGTGTCCTAACGTCATCACCCCAGACACTATACCAGAGTTCTGCATCCCTCCTAAGATCCCACCCTTACAGGAGGTGAAAGGTAAAGAGCAGAGCCGCCAGGCCCCCATCATCAGAGTGTCCCTGTTTGAGCGGGAGAGGGGGATCCCTAAGAGGGAGGCCCCAGCACGAGAGCTCATCAGCCCACACATCATCCAGGTGGAGAGTGTGGACGAGAGCCTCTATGACTGTAATGATGAGGAGACCACCAACGCAGACCCTCAGAGCCAGGCAGCCCTCTCCCTGCCCCACATGGCCAAATCCCAGACCTGCTACGGCTTCTGTACCCTGCTGGAGAGCCCCCACACCAGGAGGAAGGAGTCCCTGTTCCACAATAACCCTGAGTCCTGTGGTACACCGCTGCTGCTCCCCAGGAGTAGGTCCAACACCGTCCTGtcatcctccccttcctccttcagtCTCCACACCCTGACCTCCAGACTGTCCCCCAGAGGTTATACCCTCAAcagacagggcacactggacagCGACACCACCTCGTCAGCTGACTCATCCCCTTTCAGCTCCCCAATGCTGAGCAGGTCCCCACCCAAGTCTTCCCTCTTCAAAACACTGAGTCATGAAAGGCTTCTCTCCAGAAACATCAGAAAGGCTGTGGTGTCCAGAAACAACTCCCTGTCGACAGAAGAGGGCAGCTCCACGGACAATAGCCCCAACGTCATAAGGAGGGCGTCAGAGGGGCTGGTAGAGGGCCTTCCACCAAGCTTCGGTCTGGCTCCTCCTACCATCTTCCCCACAGACTTGGTTCTGCACAAGGAAAGGGTGATGAGGGAGAGCTTGATCCCAATAGGGAAGGATGGCCTCCTGCGTCTCTCTGCAGAGTACTGTCCTGATAACCAGCGGCTGCGGGTGCGGCTCATCAGTGCTGAGGGGCTATATACTCGTTCGGTGGACCCCAAGAGTATAAACTGCAGTTTCAGCCTCTCCCTGGTGCCTGGAAAGGTCCAAAAGCAGCGTAGCACCGTCATCAGGAAGTGTCATAACCCCATCTTCAATGAGGACTTTTTCTTTGATGCCATCTCAGACCTCGGCCAACGCTCCCTGAGATTTAAAGTTGTCAATAAAATGTCCACTATGAAAAGAGACTATATTCTGGGGGATGTTGAACTTCCACTAACAAGCATTATCActttataa